The Takifugu flavidus isolate HTHZ2018 unplaced genomic scaffold, ASM371156v2 ctg716, whole genome shotgun sequence region atagaaaattaggatttttggttggttgatgtcttagatgttgactaagagcaggttttactttaataacatagaaagattcgattagaagagaaaatatattattgtatgaactacttccactactattatatacacgtACTttcatattgtcttagattgcaagctgcatttattacaTCGTTCCTAGAAAGTCATAtttctgaggagaaaaactcaaataaggtcattttctttaatgatcattacaaaagaaggaggcgatgaacaaacagatttatctaaaaatttgtgaaaacttatgcatggaaacatttttaaaatggttgcattgtgtagaatcggtgtagaatcaacttgttgacttctgatttggactccaatggaagtgaggtgcaacaattgtggatgctgaaagcttcagatcttcatgaaggtttctgtggttggactgacctgctgcccctttaagagggaggcaggtttgggcttctggctggaatgaagccacctaagatgagaacgattgcaggctttcggtaccaaggtttaacagggtgctcacttcacacttgggcttttctcttttttgggatggcttttctcagtagagaaggggcatggcacactgcagcagctttcttttggggtttctagttttccttctgatctttaaaagacaggaagaaccatttttgattggtctgaatgtttgggcggttttgtggccagcctaaaataaaacaagacaaagctacaactgatacttcctttctagtcattgatgaccatcctcacatgggaaagatttccacaaccaatttaatactgcaaatctatcctgtgtggtcttttttccgagaactgtaacactacgtttataacaaagatcaaacatgtaaacatttattgtctaactagttacacctcggaaagtactggatcatctctgactgacctgagagtctccagcttacagagaggatcctggagaacaccacagagcagcttcactgctggatccttcagctggttcccactcagctccagaaccctcagatgggagggattggacctcagcgccgagcccagagagtcacagctgatctgtgataaactgcagcaccacagcctggaaaaccaataaatggggcaaataaaaacacatttctaaatctgaaaatgaagagaaaagcagaaaatgtaaagaaatttagaaaagaccaacagaggcctcctgacctgagcgtctccagtctgcagtttggatgcatcattgcagaagacagtaactttactccagcatctgtcaggcttttgttccagcttaagctcagctcccgtagatgagaagggtttgacgtcattgctgaggccacaacttcccaatgactctttgaaagaacactatcagacagtctgttgtgtatgaaacaaaaatagtgagtcaaactttgggatttctaatcaacttatctgagaatctacctcaacacaaatgtagctcatttcctggaaaagctaaattcaacaccgtagagcaacagtttgaacgaccatcagatctgaaatgcaactgaattattcttaacatttgtcttattttagaacagctcataattactcaatatttaaaatgattatagcaaatggtttaaagaaacgtgcatctttttatctgtctatcggctctttggatattttgcatttcatccaatttgtacgatcgtgcgtcaagtcttaattcagcgatccgatcgatgacatcagagtctctggttgcatcgattgccgtcagcttctgttacatctgcctgttttccttcaaatcattttcactgcaccttttgttgctagtgatgaagttgccacctaacgggtgtggaaagggtcaaacaactttgtgggtcacataaaggctccaaacggaaccgccacaaagacctaaaacacccatttaaaccaacgaggcgggctgtttttacgttgaacaaatgaagcaaaatagtcacgtgtcattagttaaaatgtgtttttctgttgtttgaatacgatgtatacaaacaaacaaaagttatttaattacatgacagtaatttcatgatagtaagttaacttgtggctcctattattcctgcttatgttggtttgtctggattgaactttgaacttatatccagccagtgttgaacatttctgaatgaattggtgttcttttttcatttatggacgctgcaatggaaataaagaattgaaggaatgaccactggagggggtattgctacctgacatgatcgactcggttgatttaaacgccccaaaaatctttacttacttggccttcctgcagttcctcacagctggaatcaggcgacgtcgtccctcctctgaggtgttgtactgctgcaggttcagctcatccagaacctcctctgacatctgcagcaggtaggccagagctgaacagtggatctctgacagtctcctctttgatttcttccctgacttcaggaactcttggatctcctgatggactgactgatccttcatctccatcagacagtggaagatgttgatgcttctgtctggggagatttcatcactgttcacctccttcacgttgttgaggaccttctggatggtttctgggtggttctccatctgatccaacagtccacccaagatcctctgattggactccagagagagaccatgaaggaagcgaacaaacaagtccaggtggccatttttacttttgagagattccattagtgctctcctgaggaagtcatcaagagatgtgactggatcgtaatttgtgAACAACCATGTAATcctggaaaaggggtttggtttcgaatattttaggaacttatttataaccgctgtgtctttcctggtgtaacggtggaacatgtagacggcagccagaaactcctgaatgctcagatgaacaaagcagtagactgatttctggaagatcacactctctcttttgaagatctctgtacaaactcctgagtacaccgacacctcggagacgtccagtccacattgctccaggtcttcagagtagaacatgatgtttcctttctccagatgttcaaacgccagccgacccaacttcagaaggagtctTTTATCAGtcttagtcagttcctctgttctctgctttcctccatacttctgcttcttcctctttatctgaaccatcaggaagtgtgagtagaggtcagtcagggttttgggcagctttcctctctggtctctggtcatcatgtcctccagaactatagcagtgatccagcagaaaactgggatcagacacatgatgtggaggctcctggaggccttgatgtgtgagatgattctcttggacagatcgtcatcactgaacctcctcctgaagtactcctccttctgggagtcagtgaagcctcgtacttctgtgatcctgtcaacacacgagggaggaatctgataggctgctgcaggtctggaggtgatccatgagagctgagggaagcaggttcccctggatgaggttcaccaggagcacctcaactgacgatacttgtgtgacatcagagatgacctgatgcttgttgaaacccagtgaaaatctgctttcatccaggccatcaaagatgaacagaagtttccagactcagatcttctgctctgatcttctgtaatgttggatggaaaacatgaagcagtgagagaagactgtgctgctcatctctgatcaagttcagctccctccatgagagcggaagcaccagactgatgtcttggttctccaaaccttctgcccagtccagactgaacttctgcactgagaaggtttttccaacgccggcgacaccgttggtcagaaccactctgatgtgtctctgttgctcagataagactttgaagatgtcctggcacttgattggagtgtcctggatgttcttcttggaggttctctcaagctgtctcacctcatgttgtgtgtccacctcctcactttgtccctcagtgatgtagagctcagtgtagatcttgttcagcagggttccacttcctgctccattagttccttcagtcacatgttcacatcttctcttcagactgatcttatgaccttctatcacctcctgcagatcacctcctgaaaataagtaaaccaatgatttccatctataataaatcatcaacacaactacaaattatattgaacaattttactttgtttgggcttcatttcagcatctccagatctgcttccagattgtgaacaagaggactctcctggtggagctgactggtcccagtttgataggatgtgctcccccctctcactatgaaacacatctctattagtcctttgatttataggatgaaagaacctgatcaagactcaatattgttccagcatttatgtctgaattcatcgatccttgtttctaatcaacaatattcacattaagtatgtaactatatgactgtatgaggtttaagtgttaaacatctccaataataaactcacaacctgctgctgttaatgtgactaacagctggcacacaaacacatcatcacactttagttttcttacattttgtctgaacttctgaagtctattagtTCAtatttggactggtcactcttcagggacacacagctgggcactgtggactctgctctgtcctcgtccatcctgaggaaacatcagaaatagtgatgagactgtgatgaaggtaaataatctgtagaggttgtagttaaataatcccaattcactgcatttttatcaaacaggaacatttctaatccattctggataacaactgaatcaataaatcaatgatgtatctgtataattttcatgttttcagagtttaagctgctttttttaactgttccctgcagtgagaaaagaactggcaccttttccagcccctcatcctgcagcactgaatgtgctctaaagttctttccagagcaaacgtctctgcacttgcagcaacatgttgtagtcatggatccgtgaggagaaccggatacaggaaacgccccgactttgatcccaaaaaaccaacggtggtccggcaacgacggggacgctggtccatcgggcccgacaacactggttttccacaggccaacatggtgaaaggactgtcttcagctcagccaataaattatttggtgctacataaacatactagtcaggactttttaacttcccacaacatagaacaataaaccactgtgagaaaacgtgcaacatgaaccaaaaatcctgttggtgtcctgtgatcctgtgtggatttatttatttagttattttgaaagtttattgtcttaaattggtccagctgagagatgttaatttgcacacgattagatgttgtttgacaggtaataacaaaatatccagctgtaacctggactgttgaacaactctaataactctaagagcttttcacctgtcacaaaaatgtcgctcttcctgcttcgtctgaagagaatactttcactttcacttttaaaacctaatcaacagctttatggcgtatatattactaccattaaagcattctgggagggtttaaagttcttttaggatcagtagcaaagagcagaaacataaactaaacttcacttagaaagactattcaactataactaaagccagactataagaaagttaaataagaccgattcatttataatgtataatgatgttttgtgctaaaactaaatataacgtctagttgattcaaatcttgattttatctccaaacacaaatgtcaattcttttcaataatgctcttcgtttactcaccttgtcggtcttcagtcttcctgcttagtctgaaaggaatactttgaaaaactcgtttgttgggttcccagtttctgggaccgttgttgctggtgtctacctgcagggggcgtggaggagccgctcatcagccacagctggccccgcagacacacgcacctgcggtctctcttcaatctcccgttagatttaaggacagaactcccgtctgccagcggcggagtgttttcggcctcatcgccaaaccctgacttctgtggcttgactattagttttccttgcggacttgttttggactctctcgaggtctctccgcctctctgtgaacgcggaccgaactgttcttgttcactttaaaataaagacgcttttcggaca contains the following coding sequences:
- the LOC130521134 gene encoding NLR family CARD domain-containing protein 3-like, with amino-acid sequence MCLIPVFCWITAIVLEDMMTRDQRGKLPKTLTDLYSHFLMVQIKRKKQKYGGKQRTEELTKTDKRLLLKLGRLAFEHLEKGNIMFYSEDLEQCGLDVSEVSVYSGVCTEIFKRESVIFQKSVYCFVHLSIQEFLAAVYMFHRYTRKDTAVINKFLKYSKPNPFSRITWLFTNYDPVTSLDDFLRRALMESLKSKNGHLDLFVRFLHGLSLESNQRILGGLLDQMENHPETIQKVLNNVKEVNSDEISPDRSINIFHCLMEMKDQSVHQEIQEFLKSGKKSKRRLSEIHCSALAYLLQMSEEVLDELNLQQYNTSEEGRRRLIPAVRNCRKAKLSDSVLSKSHWEVVASAMTSNPSHLRELSLSWNKSLTDAGVKLLSSAMMHPNCRLETLRLWCCSLSQISCDSLGSALRSNPSHLRVLELSGNQLKDPAVKLLCGVLQDPLCKLETLRSVRDDPVLSEV
- the LOC130521135 gene encoding NACHT, LRR and PYD domains-containing protein 3-like, translating into MDEDRAESTVPSCVSLKSDQSKYELIDFRSSDKIERGEHILSNWDQSAPPGESSCSQSGSRSGDAEMKPKQRGDLQEVIEGHKISLKRRCEHVTEGTNGAGSGTLLNKIYTELYITEGQSEEVDTQHEVRQLERTSKKNIQDTPIKCQDIFKVLSEQQRHIRVVLTNGVAGVGKTFSVQKFSLDWAEGLENQDISLVLPLSWRELNLIRDEQHSLLSLLHVFHPTLQKIRAEDLSLETSVHL